From Echeneis naucrates chromosome 7, fEcheNa1.1, whole genome shotgun sequence, one genomic window encodes:
- the LOC115046325 gene encoding V-type proton ATPase subunit S1-like, with product MASRRTVQRSRFPAAWAVLLGLLSLLHVGKGGEQVPLLLWTSEGISLPSQSPPTAGHIVGQQQLASYLEKALSVGPRNVVLFLQDKMSIEDFTMYGGAFGNKQDSVFPNLEGALMSSSSPLVLPSVSWPASNAMIGQLQDQLETSPLYMDPETLSQLRLNASSPALLVFRLPYGIGADLVSVKEILSGNDEVIGQVLSIMKTQSVPYTAIYTALQPSREAASLSMEAAVGGGRSLLQARGGYRERERERQQRIKERARIYAPVEFKEGENTCILLWAKRLSVGIQQSGYWEHHDLTPSTFGEGVSPKLHGSSCDKTKAKLVLNYENVLGCSSFKLIFAMSQRHYKVSARRWFTLDAVELECNGTKATFNGSRNIYAPAEYSYRCESVTSFRWPLLIPRSPKDPANQWRVSFEDFQIQGFNVSGSDFSYASDCAGFFSPGIWMGLMTSLLMVLVLTYGLHMIMQLRTMDRFDDPKGPAISVPQTE from the exons ATGGCGTCTCGTCGGACGGTGCAGCGGAGCCGCTTCCCCGCAGCCTGGGCCGTCCTCCTCGGCCTGCTGAGCCTCCTTCATGTCGGAAAAGGCGGGGAGCAGGTGCCGCTCCTCCTCTGGACCAGCGAAGG GATCTCTCTGCCAAGTCAGTCCCCCCCCACCGCAGGTCACATTGttgggcagcagcagctcgccTCTTACCTGGAGAAAGCTCTGAGTGTGGGCCCGCGAAATGTAGTGCTGTTCCTTCAAGATAAG ATGAGCATAGAGGATTTCACCATGTATGGAGGAGCTTTTGGAAACAAGCAGGACAGTGTTTTTCCAAACTTGGAG GGGGCTCTGATGTCCTCGTCCTCCCCTCTCGTGTTACCTTCTGTGTCCTGGCCCGCCTCCAACGCCATGATTGGCCAGCTGCAGGACCAGCTGGAAACCTCCCCTCTGTACATGGACCCGGAGACCCTGAGCCAGCTGAGACTCAACGCGTCCTCCCCTGCCCTGCTGGTGTTCAGGCTGCCCTATGGCATCGG GGCGGATCTGGTGTCAGTTAAAGAGATCCTCAGTGGAAACG ATGAGGTGATTGGTCAGGTGCTGAGCATCATGAAGACCCAGTCTGTCCCATACACAGCCATTTACACTGCTCTGCAGCCTTCGAGG GAGGCAGCGTCTCTCTCCATGGAGGCAGCTGTGGGTGGAGGGCGCTCTCTGCTGCAGGCCAGAGGGGGATACAGGGAGAGAGAACgggagaggcagcagaggatTAAAGAGAGGGCCAGGATCTACGCTCCTGTGGAGTTTAAG GAGGGGGAAAACACCTGTATCCTCCTGTGGGCCAAGCGCCTGTCAGTGGGCATCCAGCAGAGCGGTTACTGGGAACACCACGACCTCACCCCGTCTACCTTTGGGGAGGGCGTCAGCCCAAAACTCCACGGCTCGAGCTGCGACAAAACCAAAGCAAA GTTGGTTCTTAATTATGAGAATGTGCTCGGCTGCTCCAGCTTTAAACTGAT CTTTGCTATGAGCCAGCGTCACTACAAAGTGTCTGCACGCCGCTGGTTCACACTGGACGCCGTGGAGCTGGAGTGTAACGGGACCAAGGCCACGTTTAACGGCAGCAGGAACATTTACGCCCCCGCTGAGTACTCGTACCGCTGCGAGTCGGTCACCAGCTTCCGTTGGCCGCTGCTCATCCCACGCTCACCCAAAGACCCAGCCAATCAGTGGAGGGTCTCTTTCGAAGACTTCCAG ATCCAGGGCTTTAACGTGAGCGGCAGTGATTTCTCTTATGCCAGCGACTGTGCTGGCTTCTTCTCTCCCGGCATCTGGATGGGTCTGATGACCAGCCTCCTCATGGTCCTGGTGCTCACCTATGGTCTGCACATGATCATGCAGCTCCGCACTATGGACCGCTTTGATGACCCCAAGGGCCCGGCCATCTCTGTGCCCCAGACGGAGTGA
- the LOC115046822 gene encoding L-rhamnose-binding lectin SML-like, which produces MVFLCLTLTLLFLNTLYACSNMFAQKFSAQMSSGIGMTSFSTQRTIACDGSDNVQRLSCEDGLISVQEALYGRKDREICSEDRPAYQLTNTDCSQVGTLDVIKRRCDGKKVCEFNTQILHTSDPCFGTFKYLDTTYNCVHGIHSITCEHSLAILKCDQGLVIHVQSANYGRHDQTTCSFNRPPPQLQNVRCSHPINKVAESCNGKNSCIIKASNSVFGDPCYGTFKYLEVSYTCDCK; this is translated from the exons ATGGTTTTTTTATGTCTTACGCTGACCTTgctc TTCCTCAATACCCTATA tgCTTGCAGCAACATGTTTGCTCAAAAGTTCAG CGCCCAGATGTCAAGTGGAATTGGGATGACAAGTTTTTCCACACAAAGGACGATCGCCTGTGATGGCTCCGACAATGTCCAGCGCCTCAGCTGTG AGGACGGACTGATCAGTGTGCAGGAGGCTCTGTATGGACGTAAAGACAGGGAGATCTGCAGTGAGGACAGACCAGCATACCAGCTCACCAACACTGACTGCTCACAGGTGGGCACTCTGGATGTCATCAAGAGAAG GTGTGATGGCAAGAAAGTGTGTGAATTCAACACACAAATCCTCCATACCTCTGATCCCTGCTTTGGCACCTTCAAATATCTGGACACCACCTACAACTGCGTGCATGGCA TCCACAGTATCACATGTGAGCATTCTTTGGCCATCCTGAAGTGTG atCAAGGGCTGGTGATTCATGTCCAGAGTGCTAATTATGGACGCCATGACCAGACCACCTGCTCTTTTAatcgtcctcctcctcagctccaaaaCGTCCGCTGCTCACATCCCATTAACAAAGTGGCCGAAAG CTGTAACGGGAAAAACAGCTGCATCATCAAAGCAAGCAACTCAGTGTTTGGAGATCCATGTTATGGCACCTTCAAGTACCTGGAGGTGTCTTACACGTGTGACTGTAAGTAG